The genomic DNA CCGTCAGATCCCCGCCATCTTCAAGCAGATGTTCACGGGCAAGAGCTCCAATGAGGGAGTCTCGTCCTTCCAGGCCCTGGCGATCTCTCTGGCGGGCCGCGTCGGCGTCGGCAATATCGCCGGTGTCGCCACCGCCATCGGCTTCGGCGGCCCCGGTGCCGTCGTCTGGATGTGGATCTCGGCACTCCTCGGCGCCTCGACCTCGTACGTCGAGTCGACGCTCGGCCAGATCTTCAAGGAACAGGATCCCCGCACCGGTGAGTACCGCGGCGGCCCGGCCTTCTACATCGAGAAGGCCTACCGCCACACCAAGGCCCGCGGGCTGTTCAAGGTCTACGGCATGGTCTTCGCGGCCGTGACCGTCATCGCCATGTCCTTCATGCTGCCGGGCATCCAGTCCAATGCGATCTCCGGCGCCGTCGAGAACGCCTGGAGCGTTCCCACCTGGGGAACTGCCATCGCGCTCGTCATCATCCTGGGCTTCATCGTCGTCGGCGGAATCAAGCGCATCGCGCACTTCGCCTCGCTGGCGGTTCCGTTCATGGCCGTCATCTACATCATTGCAGCCATCGCCGTGACCATCATCAATGCCGACCAGATCGTTCCGGTCTTCCAGCTGATGTTCAACTCGGCATTCGGCATCGACGCCGGTCCGGAAGCCGCCTTCGGCGGAATCATCGGCATGGCGGTCCAGTGGGGCGTCCAGCGCGGCATCTACTCGAACGAAGCCGGACAGGGCACCGGACCCCACGCAGCCTCGGCGGCCGAGGTCTCACACCCCTCGAAGCAGGGACTCGTGCAGGCTGGCTCGGTCTACATCGACACTCTATTCGTGTGCTCGGCGACCGCGTTCATGATCCTCTCGACCGGTATGTACCGAGTCTTCGACGCCGACGAGACGACGATCATCGGCACCGGCCGCGGACAGATGGTCGAAGAGATCGCTGCGACCCCGGGCGAGAAGTGGCCGCAGGCGGGACTCGACTCGATGATCCACGGCTTCGGCGCCAGCTTCATCGCGATCTCGATCTTCCTCTTCGCCCTGACCACGATCGTCGCGTACTACTACATGGCAGAGACGAACCTCGTCTACCTGCTGGGCAAGGCCAAGAACACCTTCGTCCTCGCGGTCGGCAAGCGCGTGCTGCAGCTGCTCATCCTCATCGCCGTCGCCGTGGGTGCGATGTCGACCGCAGGCAGCGCCTGGGCGCTCGGCGACATCGGCGTGGGCCTCATGGCCTGGCTGAACATCGTCGGCATCCTCATTCTGCAGCAGCCGGCGTTCAAGCTCCTGCGCGACTTCGAGCGCCAGACCAAGCACGGTCTGGATCCGGTGTTCGAGCCCGAGAAGGTCGGCGTGCGCAACGCCGACTTCTGGGATCAGCGGGTGGCTCGCCTCAAGGCCGGCGAGGCGGTGCCCAAAGGCTGACGCGAAGCGCGACCGGGCTGCAGGCCACTCGGCA from Brevibacterium sp. JSBI002 includes the following:
- a CDS encoding alanine/glycine:cation symporter family protein — its product is MSAFIDWLNGVVWSSALVYLCLGAGVYFTIRSRAVQIRQIPAIFKQMFTGKSSNEGVSSFQALAISLAGRVGVGNIAGVATAIGFGGPGAVVWMWISALLGASTSYVESTLGQIFKEQDPRTGEYRGGPAFYIEKAYRHTKARGLFKVYGMVFAAVTVIAMSFMLPGIQSNAISGAVENAWSVPTWGTAIALVIILGFIVVGGIKRIAHFASLAVPFMAVIYIIAAIAVTIINADQIVPVFQLMFNSAFGIDAGPEAAFGGIIGMAVQWGVQRGIYSNEAGQGTGPHAASAAEVSHPSKQGLVQAGSVYIDTLFVCSATAFMILSTGMYRVFDADETTIIGTGRGQMVEEIAATPGEKWPQAGLDSMIHGFGASFIAISIFLFALTTIVAYYYMAETNLVYLLGKAKNTFVLAVGKRVLQLLILIAVAVGAMSTAGSAWALGDIGVGLMAWLNIVGILILQQPAFKLLRDFERQTKHGLDPVFEPEKVGVRNADFWDQRVARLKAGEAVPKG